The proteins below come from a single Torulaspora delbrueckii CBS 1146 chromosome 5, complete genome genomic window:
- the DCR2 gene encoding phosphoprotein phosphatase (similar to Saccharomyces cerevisiae DCR2 (YLR361C); ancestral locus Anc_4.200), whose amino-acid sequence MGMLSKKYLRYLSYVVGLVLLRFVIVKLYYGEKTLDKDLLQYDRSEWLSANDLEERHLNRQVVVNIGKLKCFHLGTVWKHCYIKSEILPSPTRFAERVVIEKDLKGSEGFNWAGFSEYLYYDALAMSSVAAMEEEELDKVNMVTWITDVDMSGTKKYEHLHVSIQPFSLYEVKNGAQVFSELNVLFGEDSVDPRPGWHLEKSWPLSKGSTSAYLTYKFLDLEETRIMNEALRLGEEGRFKILQLADLHFSAGKSECRDEFPKHPTCEADSKTLRFIERVLDIESPDLVVYTGDQIMGDRSIRDSETSLLKAVAPAIRRKIPWAMVWGNHDDEGSLGRWALSKYVESLPYSIFQISPKDTKDNSFGVGNYFHQIIDPTTGKPAATLYFLDSHKYSTTGKVYPGYDWIKEAQWDYLRELYDEKISPSLAKPSQKHLSMAFFHIPLPEYLDFDSQKEANNRNPLVGNSKEAVMAPKYNSNGKKTLDHLGVSVTSCGHDHCNDYCLLDDSTSKKTWLCYGGGTGEGGYGGYGGTERRVRIYLLDGKNGDIHTWKRLNGNPNGYFDYQLMVSGGAPNAG is encoded by the coding sequence ATGGGAATGCTCTCCAAGAAATACCTTCGCTACCTCTCGTACGTGGTAGGATTGGTTCTATTGCGGTTTGTTATCGTCAAATTGTATTATGGAGAGAAGACCCTGGATAAAGATCTGCTGCAATACGATAGATCCGAATGGCTTTCAGCTAATGATTTAGAAGAGAGGCATCTTAATCGCCAGGTAGTGGTAAACATCGGTAAACTGAAGTGTTTTCACCTTGGAACGGTTTGGAAGCATTGTTATATTAAGAGCGAGATCTTGCCCTCTCCTACTCGTTTTGCAGAGAGGGTGgttattgaaaaagatttaaAAGGGTCTGAAGGATTCAATTGGGCTGGTTTTTCAGAGTATTTGTACTATGATGCTTTGGCAATGTCATCTGTGGCTGcaatggaagaagaagagcttgatAAGGTTAATATGGTCACTTGGATAACAGATGTTGATATGAGTGGGACTAAGAAATACGAACATTTGCATGTTTCAATTCAACCTTTCTCCTTGTATGAAGTCAAAAATGGTGCTCAAGTTTTCAGCGAGTTGAACGTCCTATTTGGTGAAGATAGTGTAGATCCTAGACCTGGTTGGCACTTAGAAAAATCCTGGCCACTGAGTAAGGGAAGTACCTCAGCGTATCTCACTTATAAATTCCtggatcttgaagagaCTAGAATAATGAATGAAGCGCTGAGGTtgggagaagaaggaaggTTCAAAATCTTGCAGCTCGCAGATCTACACTTTTCTGCTGGAAAGAGTGAATGCAGAGATGAGTTCCCAAAGCATCCTACATGCGAGGCAGATTCGAAGACACTACGCTTCATAGAACGTGTTTTGGATATTGAGTCACCAGATCTGGTAGTTTACACTGGTGATCAGATTATGGGGGATAGATCGATTAGAGATTCCGAGACCAGTTTATTGAAGGCTGTAGCTCCTGCTATAAGGAGAAAGATTCCATGGGCAATGGTTTGGGGCAACCATGATGACGAGGGAAGCCTAGGTAGATGGGCATTGTCGAAATACGTAGAAAGTTTGCCGTACTCTATTTTCCAGATAAGTCCCAAGGATACCAAGGACAACTCTTTTGGTGTAGGCAACTACTTCCACCAAATTATCGACCCAACTACAGGCAAACCTGCAGCGACACTTTACTTCTTGGACTCCCATAAGTATTCCACGACAGGTAAGGTGTATCCCGGGTATGACTGGATTAAGGAAGCTCAATGGGACTATCTACGTGAACTCTACGATGAGAAGATTAGTCCATCTCTTGCAAAGCCCAGCCAAAAACATTTGTCCATGGCTTTCTTCCACATTCCACTTCCCGAGTATTTGGATTTTGATTCACAGAAGGAAGCGAATAATAGAAACCCACTGGTGGGTAACTCTAAGGAAGCAGTGATGGCTCCAAAATATAATTCAAATGGGAAGAAAACCCTTGATCATCTAGGTGTCAGTGTTACAAGTTGTGGTCACGACCACTGTAACGATTACTGTCTGTTAGATGACTCTACTTCTAAAAAGACATGGCTATGCTATGGCGGTGGTACCGGCGAAGGAGGCTATGGTGGATATGGAGGTACTGAACGCCGTGTTCGTATATACTTGCTTGACGGTAAAAATGGAGACATCCATACGTGGAAGAGACTGAACGGAAATCCCAACGGATATTTTGACTACCAGCTTATGGTGAGCGGTGGTGCCCCCAACGCTGGATGA
- the ADE13 gene encoding adenylosuccinase ADE13 (similar to Saccharomyces cerevisiae ADE13 (YLR359W); ancestral locus Anc_4.197): MSEFDKYTTPLSSRYASKEMSQVFSLRNRFSTWRKLWLNLAIAEKELGLDVITDKAIQEMSDHLKITDEEIAAASAQEAIVRHDVMAHVHTFGETCPDAAGIIHLGATSCFVTDNADLIFLRDAYDLIIPKLVNVINRLSDFALKYKDLPVLGWTHFQPAQLTTLGKRVTLWIQELLWDLRNFVRARNDIGLRGVKGTTGTQASFLALFHGDHDKVEALDKRVTELLGFDTVYPVTGQTYSRKIDIDVLSPLSSFAATAHKMATDIRLLANLKEMEEPFEKSQIGSSAMAYKRNPMRCERVCSLARHLGSLFSDAVQTASVQWFERTLDDSAIRRISLPSAFLTADILLSTLLNISSGLVVYPKVIERRIKSELPFMATENVIMAMVEKGASRQEVHENIRVLSHQAAAVVKEEGGDNDLIERIKNDSFFAPIHAQLDSLLEPSTFVGRAPQQTEKFVNNDVKSALAPFKEFINDTDVKLNV; this comes from the coding sequence AGATTTTCTACTTGGAGAAAGTTATGGTTGAACTTGGCCATTGCTGAAAAGGAATTGGGTCTAGATGTCATTACTGATAAGGCAATCCAAGAAATGAGTGATCATCTAAAGATCACCGATGAGGAAATTGCGGCAGCATCTGCTCAAGAAGCGATTGTCAGGCACGATGTTATGGCCCATGTTCATACTTTTGGTGAGACTTGTCCAGATGCCGCTGGTATCATTCATTTGGGTGCTACTTCCTGTTTCGTTACCGACAATGCTGATTTAATCTTCCTAAGAGATGCGTACGACTTAATCATTCCTAAATTGGTCAACGTTATCAACAGATTGTCTGATTTTGCCTTGAAATACAAGGATTTGCCAGTTTTGGGTTGGACTCATTTCCAGCCTGCTCAATTGACCACCTTGGGTAAGAGGGTTACACTATGGATTCAAGAACTACTATGggatttgagaaactttgTTAGAGCCAGAAACGATATTGGTTTACGTGGTGTCAAAGGTACCACTGGTACTCAAGCCTCATTCTTGGCGCTTTTCCACGGTGATCatgataaagttgaagcTCTAGACAAGAGAGTTACCGAGTTATTGGGTTTCGATACCGTTTACCCAGTCACCGGTCAAACTTACTCTAGAAAGATTGATATTGATGTTTTGTCTCCactatcttcttttgctgCTACCGCTCACAAGATGGCTACTGATATTAGATTGCTTGCTAACCTAAAAGAGATGGAAGAAccatttgaaaaatctcaaattGGTTCCTCCGCAATGGCGTACAAGAGAAACCCAATGCGTTGTGAACGTGTTTGTTCATTAGCTAGACACTTGGGCTCTTTGTTCAGTGACGCTGTGCAAACTGCCTCTGTCCAATGGTTCGAAAGAACTTTAGATGACTCTGCTATCAGAAGAATCTCGTTGCCAAGTGCATTTTTGACTGCTGATATTCTATTGTCCACTTTGCTAAATATCTCTTCTGGTTTGGTTGTCTATCCAAAGGTCATTGAgagaagaatcaagagTGAATTGCCTTTTATGGCAACCGAAAATGTTATTATGGCTATGGTGGAGAAGGGTGCTTCCAGACAAGAAGTTCATGAAAACATCAGagttctttctcatcaagCAGCCGCAGTCGTGAAAGAGGAAGGTGGTGACAACGATCTAATTGAACGTATCAAGAACGACAGCTTCTTTGCGCCAATTCACGCGCAATTGGACTCCTTGTTGGAACCATCCACATTTGTGGGTAGAGCTCCTCAACAAACTGAAAAGTTTGTTAACAACGACGTCAAGAGCGCTCTAGCTccattcaaagaattcaTTAACGATACTGATGTTAAATTGAATGTGTAG
- the VPS38 gene encoding Vps38p (similar to Saccharomyces cerevisiae VPS38 (YLR360W); ancestral locus Anc_4.199), giving the protein MPPYLLKRRLRHVRSIRIDNVSAPVDKNPGAQLRPFEASFIVLETLKGEPLYVSEVQSGFMHNIQFNELPHLEDPINHIVLKIAVKIPSRTELSSYVNENSWLALRVYEVDLNKLQSVNPNDLIDSYNAPLFEMTDGFYTLPGLPAARIVSDFSSHKRNVSNSRFVQSFSFNSALKVNKLIEYKTQVMIECSNSAAKVEEIILSNNRRDLWQIKCIARFKDELKRSMQEKTVNISILDGKIRPILKFNENEQADRQSLNDYYGNTYPNLIQTKDRVDFLRIKRLSKLIGVFKETCLFRKDFRFISVDEDTSSRSLYERTSLNLIDKKRIIKMASTNDAERELVNTCLGYYLIFIKLVATKVYDIPLPYSINYYGSTSLIGGDGALYLSDSAALKNPENFLEAMDKFNKNLIQIIQRWGHHRSP; this is encoded by the coding sequence ATGCCACCTTatctgttgaaaagaagactCAGACATGTTCGCTCGATAAGGATTGACAACGTATCTGCACCTGTGGATAAGAACCCGGGTGCACAGCTTAGACCGTTCGAGGCATCGTTCATCGTATTGGAAACATTGAAGGGTGAACCTTTGTATGTGAGTGAGGTCCAGAGTGGTTTTATGCACAATATACAATTTAATGAGCTCCCGCATCTAGAAGATCCAATTAATCACATAGTCCTCAAGATTGCCGTAAAAATCCCGAGCAGAACTGAATTATCAAGCTATGTCAATGAAAATAGCTGGCTGGCATTGCGGGTCTACGAAGTAGATCTGAATAAGCTGCAGAGCGTTAATCCGAACGATTTGATTGACAGTTACAATGCACCACTATTTGAAATGACTGATGGCTTCTATACACTCCCTGGCCTTCCAGCAGCACGGATTGTCTCGGATTTTTCTTCCCACAAACGAAATGTCTCCAACAGCAGGTTCGTTCAGTCATTTTCCTTTAATTCAGCTCTAAAGGTCAATAAATTGATAGAATATAAAACGCAAGTTATGATTGAGTGCTCTAACTCTGCGGCTAAGGTGGAAGAAATTATACTTTCTAATAACAGAAGAGACCTTTGGCAAATTAAATGCATAGCCAGATTTAAAGACGAATTGAAACGCTCAATGCAGGAAAAAACTGTCAATATCTCAATACTAGACGGAAAAATCAGACctattttgaaatttaatGAAAACGAACAGGCAGACAGACAATCCCTGAATGATTATTATGGTAATACGTATCCAAATCTAATACAAACAAAAGATCGCGTGGATTTTTTGAGAATTAAAAGGTTAAGCAAACTCATAGGtgttttcaaagaaacatGCCTTTTTCGAAAGGATTTTAGATTCATAAGCGTTGACGAGGATACGTCCTCGCGTTCCTTGTACGAGAGAACTTCCCTCAACTTGATTGACAAGAAAAGGATCATTAAGATGGCATCAACGAATGATGCCGAAAGAGAGCTAGTAAACACCTGCTTAGGTTACTACTTAatttttatcaaattgGTGGCCACAAAAGTCTATGATATCCCATTACCGTACTCCATAAATTATTACGGAAGTACATCTTTGATCGGAGGAGATGGTGCCCTTTATCTAAGTGATAGTGCTGCTCTAAAAAATCCTGAAAACTTCTTAGAAGCAATGGATAAATTCAATAAAAACCTCATACAGATCATCCAGCGTTGGGGGCACCACCGCTCACCATAA
- the LST7 gene encoding Lst7p (similar to Saccharomyces cerevisiae LST7 (YGR057C); ancestral locus Anc_4.198), producing the protein MASMLISLAHFCDKHGPRVLIVTQAGFPGSTGDELLVPSYPTDSYCESCSLYFPSGLKDGIRSMKSNIDDRCYVSTQYSSIRYQLLTLIIRRCFSEETMIYDGTPLVFYDDLRGLNLVIGFKLADENARGNERRYCMIFTIDSKDHESSMKLISQNWNFITNGFGKMISYIQSTHEQELKRQTTLKNEKCSFGLMGGSYLRGNKIKIPRRLSDLASDNLLFVRIHRWNSFLLNSCYKIYD; encoded by the coding sequence ATGGCTTCTATGCTCATTTCATTAGCACATTTCTGTGATAAACATGGTCCCAGGGTGTTGATAGTAACTCAGGCTGGTTTTCCAGGTTCAACGGGCGATGAGCTGTTGGTTCCTAGTTATCCAACGGACTCCTACTGTGAATCTTGCTCCTTGTACTTCCCAAGTGGCTTGAAAGATGGGATAAGATCGATGAAAAGTAACATCGATGATAGATGCTATGTATCTACCCAGTATTCTTCAATACGGTATCAGTTGCTAACGCTGATCATTAGGAGGTGCTTCTCCGAAGAAACCATGATTTACGATGGTACTCCTCTGGTATTTTATGACGACTTACGTGGGTTGAATCTAGTGATTGGATTCAAGCTGGCTGACGAAAATGCTCGAGGTAATGAGAGAAGGTATTGCATGATCTTTACGATTGATTCTAAAGATCACGAATCGTCGATGAAACTAATATCCCAGAACTGGAATTTCATCACGAACGGATTTGGCAAGATGATCTCATATATACAGTCAACTCACGAGCAAGAGCTTAAAAGGCAAACTACACtgaagaatgaaaaatgtTCCTTTGGATTAATGGGAGGATCGTATCTGAGGGGAAACAAAATTAAGATACCACGACGGCTGTCAGATCTGGCCAGCGACAATCTTCTATTCGTGAGAATACATCGCTGGAACTCATTTCTTCTAAACTCATGCTACAAGATATATGACTGA